Proteins encoded together in one Lathyrus oleraceus cultivar Zhongwan6 chromosome 5, CAAS_Psat_ZW6_1.0, whole genome shotgun sequence window:
- the LOC127079089 gene encoding uncharacterized protein LOC127079089, with protein sequence MGPNVKDNPMPSHGPSSVNNIEVCLNEQRVMKIEEIRRSLVEIHSVLCAHGLFQHDHQICGTCSVNSRGCRKIQDDLQGVLDQGLILISRQVSSPESQEQEVNVIIPCFNIPEKVEIAYHPREPVVICPPGPMPYTSDKAVPYRYAATIIENGKEVEIKTLASVTNIAAYSRMTRSGRVFAPPVIPSRNVEKDPVVVVPVTREAEGQTSNSTLDKETDELLRIIKLSDYKVVDQLLQTPSKISILSLLLNSTVHREALLKVLDQAFVKQDITAEQFNNVVGSITSCNGLGFCDEELPEEGKNHNFALHISANCQGDSLSNILIDTGSSLNVMPKSTLLKLKYKGGQMRHSGIIVKVFDGSRKTVIGEVDLPIGIGPHVFQITFQVMDIVPAYSCLLGRPWIHEAGSITSTLDQKLKFVKNGQIVTVNGEQAMLISHLSSFSVIEVDETAVQTPFQALTIDDYKKSEGSIASFKDAKQIVKTGPTEMWGKVIELPENVNHAGLGFVDGKQVQTSVVRPFKDIFHSGGFINMVAVEEDTFEGKTEDEGPRFVTPGVLLTSEP encoded by the coding sequence ATGGGTCCCAATGTGAAGGACAATCCAATGCCAAGTCATGGTCCTTCATCAGTGAACAATATAGAAGTTTGTCTCAATGAACAACGTGTTATGAAGATAGAGGAGATTCGGCGGTCTTTGGTTGAAATTCATTCTGTTTTATGTGCTCATGGTCTATTCCAACATGACCACCAGATCTGTGGTACATGTTCAGTCAATTCAAGAGGTTGTAGGAAGATTCAAGATGATTTGCAAGGCGTCCTTGATCAGGGTTTGATTCTGATTTCTAGACAAGTGAGTTCTCCAGAATCACAAGAACAAGAAGTGAATGTCATCATTCCTTGCTTCAACATTCCAGAGAAAGTAGAGATAGCTTATCATCCGAGGGAGCCAGTGGTGATTTGCCCTCCGGGCCCAATGCCTTACACTTCAGATAAAGCGGTCCCCTACCGCTATGCAGCAACTATTATTGAGAACGGTAAAGAGGTCGAGATTAAAACCTTAGCCTCAGTTACCAATATCGCAGCATATAGCCGAATGACGCGTAGTGGCCGCGTGTTCGCTCCGCCGGTTATCCCAAGTAGAAATGTTGAGAAAGATCCAGTAGTCGTGGTACCAGTGACAAGAGAAGCAGAAGGGCAAACAAGCAATTCAACCCTTGACAAAGAAACAGATGAACTACTCAGAATTATCAAGCTCAGTGACTACAAAGTGGTAGATCAGTTGCTacagacaccgtcaaaaatctcgaTCCTGTCCTTATTATTGAACTCAACTGTCCACAGAGAAGCACTACTGAAGGTGCTTGATCAAGCCTTTGTAAAACAGGATATAACAGCAGAGCAGTTCAACAATGTTGTAGGCAGCATCACTTCGTGCAATGGCTTAggcttttgtgatgaagaactgCCAGAAGAAGGAAAGAATCACAACTTCGCTCTCCATATCTCAGCCAATTGTCAAGGGGATTCTTTGTCTAATATTCTAATTGACACCGGTTCATCTCTGAATGTCATGCCCAAGTCTACCTTGTTGAAGCTAAAGTACAAAGGGGGGCAAATGCGGCACAGTGGAATTATTGTGAAAGTGTTCGATGGATCAAGAAAAACAGTCATTGGAGAAGTTGATTTGCCTATTGGTATTGGACCACACGTattccagatcactttccaggttatggacataGTGCCAGCTTATAGCTGTCTGCTCGGAcgcccatggattcatgaggcgggTTCCATTACATCCACGTTAGACCAAAAGTtaaagtttgtcaagaatgggcAAATAGTGACGGTTAATGGGGAGCAGGCTATGCTGATTAGCCACCTTTCATCGTTTAGTGTGATAGAAGTAGACGAGACGGCTGTTCAAACTCCATTTCAGGCCCTGACCATCGATGATTACAAGAAAAGTGAAGGTTCAATCGCGTCATTCAAAGACGCCAAGCAGATTGTCAAGACAGGTCCTACAGAAATGTGGGGCAAGGTGATAGAGTTGCCAGAAAACGTTAACCATGCAGGATTAGGCTTTGTTGATGGAAAACAAGTGCAGACTTCAGTGGTGCGACCTTTCAAAGATATCTTTCACAGCGGTGGGTTTATCAACATGGTAGCAGTTGAGGAGGATACTTTTGAGGGAAAGACAGAAGACGAAGGCCCCAGATTTGTGACACCagga